The sequence below is a genomic window from Flavobacterium sediminilitoris.
GTGCAACATGTAGCTTTGCACCAAGGTTTTTTTTCAAGGCTTTTCGGATTAGCAACAATTGAACTTTTTACGGCTGGAGGAAATAGTAGTGATTTAAAAATTCCAGGATTAGTATATGAAGAAGCATTACGTATAAAAAGTATGATTTCTTTGAAAATAAATGATGCTGTTGATAAAATTGAGAATAAAGTTGAAGATGAAAGAGTAACTAATAAAGAGTCTCAAAATATAGAAGAAGAAAACAATGAGAACTAATTTCGACTTTACTGTTCCTCAACGTCAGTCTCTTATAGGAGTTCTTGTATTATTTGCAAATACATTACAAAAATCAATTAGAGCCTTTTGGCCATTATTGGTTGTTTTTCTATTTAGAAAAGAATTATTTGATAGAATGTATGTATACATTGGTATCATCATTTTAATTTTATTAATAGCAATAATTGCATTTCTTAAATATTGGTTTTTTAAATTTTATATCGATTCAGATTTAGAAGAATTTGTAATTGAAAGTGGTATTTTAAATAAAACGAAGACAACTATTCAGTTACATAAAATTCAAAAAGTCGATATTAATCAAAGTTTGATTCAAAGAATATTCAATGTTCACAAACTAGAAATTGATACAGCAGGAAGCGATAAAAAAGAAGCTTCGATTGGTGCTATTTCAGAAGAAATGGCTGTTAATTTAAAAAGTAGATTAATTGAAAACTCAAAAAAACAAGACTACAATGGGAATGTTGATGATTTTCAATCAGAACAAGAACCAAAATCATTCATAACGATTAGCTTAGGAAGTTTAATAAAAATTGGTTTCACAGCTAATTATATGGCAAGTTTAGCGTATCTATTTCTTGTTTTTTCCACCATTTCCGAAAATCTAAAGCAAATAGGACAGGAATCGTTAATAGATGATAATGTTAGTAAGCTAGATGAATTTCCTTTAACCACAGTTTTAATGATTGCATTAGGGTTGATTATTTTTTCTGTTTTATTTATTAACTTAGTAATGACAATAGTGAAATACTTTAATTTCACAATAAAAAGGGATGAAAACACATTTATTCTCTCTTATGGGTTAATCAATCTTAAAAACACAATTATTAATCCAGAGAAAGTTCAAATTATAAAATGGACGCAAAACTTTTTTCAAAGAAAGCTAAATGTTAATACAATTGAAATAAAGCAAGCATCGAGTGACGAAAAAAGAGCTAAAAATAAAGACAAAACAAAAATTCCTGGTTGTAACAACGATGAAAGAATTGAAATTTTAAAGTTATTGATTGAGAAATTACCAAAGTATGAAAAAGAATTACATCCAAATATTAGAAAACTTTTATTGAATAGTTTTATTTTCATCCTTATTCCTGTTACCATAGGATTATTTGTCAATAACTACAATAATAAGTTTGAAACGGTTCAAGCAATAGGATTAGCAACTCTGTACAGCTTATTTATAGGCGTTATTATACTGTTTTCTTATAAAAACTATAGATTGTATACATCAACTGATTTTATTGTTAAAAAAAGCGGTGCTTGGGATATTGATTATGAACTCATTCAACCTCATAAAATTCAAGGTATAAAAACATTTCAGCTATTTTGGCAAAAAAGAACAAATATAGGTTCAGTAACTTTATACACCGCAGGAGGAAATATAAGTTTTCGTACGACAAACTATTCAGAATTAAAAAAATTAGTAAATTATTGGTTATATCAAGTTGAAGTTTCAAAAAGAAACTGGATGTGAGAAACTTAAATAACAAATTTTAGGATACAATATTTAATATAAAATACATTTAAAATAATAAAATGAAACATTGGATTCAAGCAGCAAGATTACGCACATTACCATTGTCGATATCTGGAATAATTGTAGGAAGTGCTTATGCTTATTATCAAGGATTTTTTAATTTAGAAATAACAATATTAGCCTTATTAACTACTTTAGGACTGCAAATTCTGTCTAATTATGCTAATGATTATGGTGATGGAGTTAAAGGAACAGATGCAAATAGAATAGGAGAAAAGCGTTTAGTTGGTTCAGGAATTATTAGTTCAAGTCAAATGAAAAAAGCAGTTATTATCACAGCAATAATTACATTTATTATAGCTTTAAGTTTAATTTACGTAGCATTTGGTAAAGAAAATTTTGGACTTAGTTTAATTTTTATCTTATTAGGAATAGGATCAATAGGAGCAGCTATTAAATATACAGTTGGTAGCAATGCGTATGGATATAGTGGTTTTGGAGACGTGTTTGTATTCGTTTTTTTTGGTTTAGTAAGCGTTTTAGGATCAAATTTTCTATTTACTAAAACATTTGATTGGTATTTGATATTACCTGCAATTTCAATAGGATTACTAAGTGTAGCTGTTTTAAACTTAAACAATATGCGTGATATTGAAAACGATAAAACTTCAGGAAAAAATACACTTGTTGTTAAATTAGGGTTGAAAAAAGCAAAAATATATCATGAAATTATAATAGCCATTGCCTCAATATCATTTTTAATATTTTGCTTAATAACTAAAATTTCATTACTACCAATATTAGTAGTGAATATATCATTAATCATTCATTTAAACAAAATTAAAAAATCAAATTCGTACGAAGATTTTGATCCAGAACTTAAAAAAGTAGCTCTAAGTACTTTCGCATTAAGTCTTTTATTTTGGTTAACAATCTATTTTTTATAATTAAACCTCATTAAATACTCACATTATGAAAATAACATTTTACGGACACGCATGTTTAGGTATTGAAGT
It includes:
- a CDS encoding PH domain-containing protein, with the protein product MRTNFDFTVPQRQSLIGVLVLFANTLQKSIRAFWPLLVVFLFRKELFDRMYVYIGIIILILLIAIIAFLKYWFFKFYIDSDLEEFVIESGILNKTKTTIQLHKIQKVDINQSLIQRIFNVHKLEIDTAGSDKKEASIGAISEEMAVNLKSRLIENSKKQDYNGNVDDFQSEQEPKSFITISLGSLIKIGFTANYMASLAYLFLVFSTISENLKQIGQESLIDDNVSKLDEFPLTTVLMIALGLIIFSVLFINLVMTIVKYFNFTIKRDENTFILSYGLINLKNTIINPEKVQIIKWTQNFFQRKLNVNTIEIKQASSDEKRAKNKDKTKIPGCNNDERIEILKLLIEKLPKYEKELHPNIRKLLLNSFIFILIPVTIGLFVNNYNNKFETVQAIGLATLYSLFIGVIILFSYKNYRLYTSTDFIVKKSGAWDIDYELIQPHKIQGIKTFQLFWQKRTNIGSVTLYTAGGNISFRTTNYSELKKLVNYWLYQVEVSKRNWM
- the menA gene encoding 1,4-dihydroxy-2-naphthoate octaprenyltransferase codes for the protein MKHWIQAARLRTLPLSISGIIVGSAYAYYQGFFNLEITILALLTTLGLQILSNYANDYGDGVKGTDANRIGEKRLVGSGIISSSQMKKAVIITAIITFIIALSLIYVAFGKENFGLSLIFILLGIGSIGAAIKYTVGSNAYGYSGFGDVFVFVFFGLVSVLGSNFLFTKTFDWYLILPAISIGLLSVAVLNLNNMRDIENDKTSGKNTLVVKLGLKKAKIYHEIIIAIASISFLIFCLITKISLLPILVVNISLIIHLNKIKKSNSYEDFDPELKKVALSTFALSLLFWLTIYFL